CGGTACGACAAGGTGCTCGTGCCGGAGATGAACCTGGGCCAGCTGAGCATGCTGCTGCGCGCGAGGTACCTCGTCGACGCGATCGGCTACAACCACGTCCGCGGGCTGCCGCTCAAGGCTGCCGAGCTGGCGGAGGCGATCGGCGAGCTCGTCGCCTCGGCCGAAGGGGTCGAGGTCGACCTCACGACGACGCCGGAGGAGGCCGTCCGATGACCAGCACCGAGCTCCCGTTCCCCGGCATGCGCAGCGGCATCGAGGGCGTCCCGACCCTCGACGAGGGCTCCGCCCCGCAGACCGGCAAGGACTTCACCTCCGACCAGGAGGTCCGCTGGTGCCCGGGCTGCGGCGACTACGCCGTGCTCAAGGCCGTCCAGGGATTCCTGCCCGACCTCGGGCTGCGCCGCGAGAACATCGTCTTCGTGTCCGGCATCGGCTGCTCGAGCCGGTTCCCCTACTACCTCGACACCTACGGCATGCACTCGATCCACGGCCGCGCCCCGTCGATCGCGACCGGCATCGCCACCGCGCGCGAGGACCTGTCGGTGTGGGTCGTGACCGGTGACGGCGATGCGCTGTCGATCGGTGGCAACCACCTGATCCACGCGCTGCGCCGCAACGTGAACATGACGATCCTGCTGTTCAACAACCGGATCTACGGGCTCACCAAGGGCCAGTACTCCCCCACCTCCGAGCCCGGCAAGATCACCAAGTCGACCCCGATGGGGTCGGTGGACCACCCCTTCAACCCGATCTCGCTGGCCCTCGGCGCCGAGGGCACGTTCGTGGCGCGCACCATCGACTCCGACCGCAAGCACCTCACCTCGGTGCTCGCGGCCGCGGCCGCCCACCGCGGCACGTCGCTGGTCGAGATCTACCAGAACTGCCCGATCTTCAACGACGGTGCCTTCGACGCGATCAAGGACCGCGACACCAAGGACGACGCGATCATCCCGCTGGTCCACGGCGAGCCGATCCGGTTCGGCGTGGGCGGCACCAAGGGGCTGATCCGTGACCAGGCCACCGGCGGGGTCAAGGTCGCGGAGACCGCCGACGTGGGCGAGGGCTCGCTGCTGGTCCACGACGCGCACGCCGAGGACCCCACGACGGCGTTCGCGATCTCGCGGCTCACCGACGCGGGCTACCTCCACCAGGCGCCGATCGGCATCTTCCGCCAGGTCGAGCGGGCGACGTACGACGACCAGGCGCGCGCGCAGCTCGGCACCGCACGGGGCGGCGTCGAGGGCGACCCCCAGACGCGGCTGCAAGCACTGGTCCACGGCGGCGACACCTGGACCGTCGCCTGAGCGTCTCTCAGTAGTAGGTCTCCCAGACCGCCGAGTAGGACGTGACGTAGCCGCCGGAGGCGCGGACGCGGACGCGCCACCAGTCAGAGCCCTTCGCGGGCGCCGAGATGCGGGAGCGGAACCAGCCGTAGCGCCCCGAGGTCACGACCTCGTGCCGCTTCCAGTCGCAGCCCTCGCAGCGCTTGCGCTGCACCAGCACCAGCCCGCGGGAGTACTCCTCCACGTCGCCGCGCAGGTAGAGCCGTCCGGAGCGCCACACGACCTCGGAGTCGACCCGGCGTGAGGGCGCCAGCCCGAACGGCGGCGTGACCGGCGCCGGCTCGGACATCCGGTAGCGCGGCTCGAGCTCGTGGCGCAGCTCGCGGTCACGCGCCTGCGCGGCACCCCCCGGCACCAGCAGCACCGTGGCGAGCGCGGCGGCCAGGCCGGCGGTCAGCATGCGGAACATCCTCATGTCTCCCCTCATGAGTGACGTCGGTTTCGGGCCGCATCCTCCCACGTCCGCCCGACGGTCCCCACCCCAACACGAGGATTGCCCCGATCTATGCTGGCCGGGTGCCGGAGTCGCGCCGTGGGTTCGCGTACGGCGTCGCGGCGTACGGCCTGTGGGGCCTGTTCCCCCTCTACTGGCCGCTCCTGGAGCCGGCCGGCGCCGTGGAGATCCTCGCGCACCGGGTGCTGTGGTCGCTGGTCACCGTCACCCTGCTCGTCCTGCTCCTGCGCCGCCAGCAGGCGGTCATCGGGGTGCTGCGCGACCGGCGCTCCCGGCTGATCCTGCTGGGGGCGGCCGTCGTCATCACCCTCAACTGGGGCGGCTACATCTGGGGCGTCACCAACGGGCGCGTCGTCGAGACCTCCCTCGGCTACTTCATCAACCCGCTCGTCACGGTGCTCATGGGCGTGGTGATCCTCGGTGAGCGGCTGCGGCGGCCGCAGTGGGCGGCCGTGGGGCTGGCGACCGTCGCGGTCGTCGTGCTCACGGTCGACTACGGCCGGCCCCCGTGGGTGGCGCTGCTGCTGGCCTTCTCGTTCGCGACCTACGGGCTGGCGAAGAAGCAGGCCGGCGTCGACGCCGTCGAGAGCCTGGCGGTCGAGAGCCTCTACATCGGCCCGTTCGCCGCCGCGTACATCGGCTGGCTGGCCTGGCAGGGCACCGCCGAGTTCGGGAGCCACGGCGCCGGCCACGCCTGGCTGTTCACCACCACCGGGATCGTCACGATCATCCCGCTGCTCTGCTTCGGAGCCGCGGCGATCCGGGTGTCGATGGTGACCATCGGGCTGCTGCAGTACATCGCCCCGATCCTGCAGTTCGCCCTCGGCGTGCTGTGGTTCCACGAGGACATGCCCGCGAGCCGCTGGGTCGGGTTCGTGCTGGTCTGGATCGCGCTCACGGTCTTCACCGTCGACGCCGCCCACCACCGGCGTCGCCAGCTCCGCATGACCGCGGAGGCCGTGGCCATCTGACGCGGGACGCCGGGCCGCTCAGGCGGTCCGGACCGCGACCACGTCGGCGAACGCCTCGAGGGCCTCGCGGACCGGGCCGGCGGGCAGCGCGGTGAGCAGCTGCTTGGCCTCGTGGGCGCGGGCGACCACGTAGTCGCGCGCCTCCCCCATCGCGGGGTGCCGGCGCAGCAGCGCCAGCGCCTCGGCGTGGCGCGCGTCGTCGGTCAGGTCGCCGTCGAGCAGCTCGTGCAGCCGCGCGTCGGCGGGGTCCTGCGACGCCCGCGCCATCAGCACGGGCAGCGTCGGGACGCCCTCGCGCAGGTCGGTCCCGGGGGTCTTGCCGGACTCGCCGGACTCCGAGGCGATGTCGAGGATGTCGTCGGAGAGCTGGAAGGCGCAGCCCACGATCTCGCCGTACGCCGTCAGCGCCTCCTCCACCTCCGTGGTCGCCCCGCCGAAGCGGGCGCCGTACCGGGCGGAGGTCGCGATCAGCGAGCCGGTCTTGCCCGCGACCACCTCGAGGTAGTGCTGGAGCGGGTCCTCGTCCTCGGCCGGCGGCACGGTCTCGAGGATCTGGCCCTCGACCAGCCGGGCGAAGGTCTCCGCCTGGATGCGCACCGCCTCCGGACCGAGCCCGGCGGTCAGCTCGGAGGACTTGGCGAAGAGGAAGTCGCCGGTGAGGATCGCGACCAGGTTGTCCCAGCGCGCGTTGGCCGAGTCGGCCCCGCGCCGCAGGTCGGCCTCGTCCATGACGTCGTCGTGGTAGAGCGAGCCGACGTGGGTGAGCTCGACGACACAGGCGGCGTCGACGACCTCCGGTGAGTCCGGCCGGCTGCCGGCCTCCGCGGCTAGCAGCACGAGCAGCGGCCGGAACCGCTTCCCGCCTGCGGCCAGCAGGTGGGACGCCGCCGCCGTGACGTACGGCGTCCGGCTGACGACGTGTCCCGCGAGCGCCTCCTCCACCGCGAGCAGGCGGTGCTGGAGACGGTCGGCGAGGGCCTCGTCGGTGACCGGGAGCGCCAGGCCCCCGGACGAGGGAGAGGTGGTCACCTGATGAATTCTCCCGCGACGCCCGCGAGGTCGAGCACCGGGCCCGGTACGACGCCGAGCGCGAGGGTCACGGCGGCGCCCACCCCGATGGTGACGGCGGTCAGCACCGACGGGTGCGCGACGTTCGGGCCGTCCCCGACCGGGTCGGAGAAGTACATCATCCGGATCACGCGCACGTAGAAGAAGGCGGCGACTACGCTGGTCAGCACCGCCACCAGCACGACCGGCCAGGCGCCCGCCGACAGCGCGGCCTCGAAGACCGCCCACTTGCCGATGAAGCCGGACGTCAGCGGGATGCCCGCCATCGCCAGCAGGAAGAAGGCGAAGACGCCCGCGACGAGCGGTGACTCCTTGCCGAGGCCCGCCCAGCGCGACATGTGGGTCTGCTCGCCACCGGAGTCACGCACCAGCGTGACGACGGCGAACGCTCCCATGGTCGCGAAGCCGTAGGTGACGAGGTAGAACAGCACCGCCTGCGTCGAGGTCAGCTGGCCGTCGGCCAGCTCGGTGACGCTCTGCGCGCCGAGGACGCCGGTGAGCAGGAAGCCCGTGTGGGCCACCGAGGAGTACGCCAGCATCCGCTTGACGTCGGTCTGCGCGATGGCGAGCACCGCGCCCACGACCATGGTGAGGATCGCGACGACCCACATCATCGGCTGCCAGGTCCAGCGGTCGGACCCGAAGGCGACGTAGAAGAGACGCAGCATCGCGCCGAACGCCGCCACCTTCGTCCCGGCGGCCATGAAGGCGGTCACCGCGGTGGGAGCGCCCTGGTAGACGTCGGGGGTCCAGGCCTGGAACGGCGCGGCACCGACCTTGAAGAAGAGCCCCACGGCGAGCATGCCCATGCCGACCAGCAGCAGGTTGCGGTTGCCCAGGTCGTTGCGGATCGCCTCGTTGATCGCCCCGAACTCCATCGAGCCTGCGAAGCCGTAGATCAGCGCGATGCCGTAGAGGAAGAAGCCCGAGGAGAAGGCGCCGAGGAGGAAGTACTTCAGCGCCGCCTCCTGGCTGAGCAGGCGACGACGACGCGCCAGCCCGCAGAGCAGGTAGAGCGGCAGCGAGAGCACCTCGAGGGCGACGAACAGCGTCAGCAGGTCGTTGGCCGCCGGGAACATCATCATCCCGAAGACCGCGAACATCATCAGCGGGTACACCTCGGTGTGGTCCAGGCCCGAGGTGGACGCCTGCCGCTCGGCCTCGGTGCCCGGGAGCGCCGCGGCCTGGCCGGCGAACGCCGAGACCCCGCCCTCCAGGCGACGCTCGGCGAACAGCAGCACGCCACCGATGGCGAAGACCAGGACGACGCCCCAGAGGAACACCGTCGGCCCGTCGAGGGCCAGGGTGCCCTCCATGGCGAGGTTGCCGCGGGCGACCCCGTCACCCAGCGAGACCAGGTCGGCCCCGACGAGAGCGGTGCCGACGAGGGCGGTGACCAGCCCGGCCAGGGCCAGCACGGTCTGCGCGAGGTAGCGACGACCCCGCGGGAGGAAGGCCTCGAGGACGACCCCGAGGCAGGCGACGCCGAAGACCACGAACAGCGGCCACAGCTGGCTGTACTCGATGGTGGGCTTCACGAACTCCATCAGTCGGTCGCCCCCTCGGTCGCCGGGACGGCGGGTTCATCGGGGCTCACGCCCACCTCCGACAGGGTCGAGTCGACGGTCGGGTTGATGACGTCGAGCAGCGGCATGGGGTAGAAGCCGAAGAGCACCAGGGCCAGCAGCAGCGGCGCCACGACACCGACCTCACGACGCCCCAGGTCGGGGACCGCGGGGAGGTCGGGCCGGCCGGGACCGGTCATCGTGCGCTGGTACATCCACAGGACGTAGACCGCGGCGAGCACGATCGCGGTCACCGCGACCGCTCCGGCCCACCACGCGTAGTCGAACGCGGCGATGATCACGAGCATCTCGGAGACGAACGGCGAGAGGCCGGGCAGTCCGCAGGCCGCCAGGCCCGCCACCAGGAAGGTGCCGGCCAGGACGGGGGCCGCCTTCTCGACGCCAGCCATCTCGCTGATCAGCGCCGTGCCGCGCCGCTTGACGATGAAGCCGGCGATGAGGAAGAGCGCCGCGGTCGCGATCCCGTGGTTGACCATGTAGAGGATCGCGCCGACGCCGCCCTGCGGGGTGAGCACGAAGATGCCGAGCACGATGAAGCCGAAGTGGCTCAGCGAGGTGAGACCGATCAGCCGGAGCATGTCGTCCTGGCCGATCGCGACCAGGGCGCCGTACACGATCGAGATCAGCGCCAGCACCACGACCACCGGCGTCGCCCAGCGCGAGGCGTCGGGAAGCAGCTCCAGGCAGAAGCGGAGCATGCCGTAGGTCCCGATCTTGTCGAGGATGCAGACCAGCAGCACCGAGGTGCCGGTGGTCGCCTTCTCGGTGGTGTCGGCCAGCCAGGTGTGGACCGGGAACATCGGTGCCTTGATCGCGAAGGCGATGAAGAAGCCGAGGAACAGGTAGCGCTGCGTCATCGGGTCGATGTCGAGGGCCGCCAGGTCGGACACCAGGTAGGTCGGGGTGCCGGCCCGCGCCGAGACGACGTAGAAGCCGATCACCGAGGCGAGCATGATCAGGCCGCCCGCCAGCTGGTAGATCAGGAACTTCACCGCGGCCCGGCTCCGGCCGGCGCGGCCGAACCCACCGATGAGGAAGTATGCCGGGATCAGCGTGGCCTCGAAGACGATGTAGAAGAGGAAGACGTCGGTGGCCGCGAAGACCGCGACCGAGAACGCCTGCAGCAGCAGGGTCAGGGCGAAGAACCGGCCCGCGTCGGGCTCCACCTCGTCCCACGACGCGACCAGCACGATCGGCACCAGCACGCAGGTGAGCAGCACCATCAGCAGGCCGAGGCCGTCGACGCCGAGCGCGTAGTGGACGCCGAACGCCGCGATCCACTCGTGCTGCTCGGTGAACTGCATGCCCCCGTCGGTGTCGTAGCCGGTGGCCATGACGATCGCCGCGACCAGCGTCAGGACGGCGAAGCCGAGCCCGACCTGCTTGGGCAGGGCGGTGCCCTTGGGCACGAACGGGGTGACCAGGGCGCCGACGAGCGGCAGCACGATCAGGAGGGTGAGCCAGGGGACGTCGCTCATGCGAGGTTCACCGCCATCAGGGTCAGCAGGACCAGCAGCACGCCGGCCAGGAGGGACAGGGCGTACGAGCGCACGAAGCCGTTCTGGACCCGGCGCAGGACTCCGGCCAGGCCGGCGACGGCAGCCGAGCCGCCCTCGACCGCCCCGTCGACCCCGACCCGGTCCATCGTGGTCAGGCCGGCCACGACGTGGCGTCCCGGGCCGACCACGAGGCCCTCGTTGATGGCGTCGCCGTAGATGTCGGCACGCGCAGCCCGGGTGACGAAGGAGACGTCCTGCGGAGCCTCCCGCGGAACCTCACGCCTGCCCACCAGGAACCAGGCGAGCGCGACGCCGACCGCCACCACAGCGGTCACGATGATCGTGATCACGATCGGCGGCACGGCGAGGTGGTGCTCCTCGGCGGTGCCGACGACAGGGGCGAGGAAGTCGACGATCCAGTCGCCGAGCAGCAGCACGCC
This genomic interval from Nocardioides euryhalodurans contains the following:
- a CDS encoding 2-oxoacid:ferredoxin oxidoreductase subunit beta: MTSTELPFPGMRSGIEGVPTLDEGSAPQTGKDFTSDQEVRWCPGCGDYAVLKAVQGFLPDLGLRRENIVFVSGIGCSSRFPYYLDTYGMHSIHGRAPSIATGIATAREDLSVWVVTGDGDALSIGGNHLIHALRRNVNMTILLFNNRIYGLTKGQYSPTSEPGKITKSTPMGSVDHPFNPISLALGAEGTFVARTIDSDRKHLTSVLAAAAAHRGTSLVEIYQNCPIFNDGAFDAIKDRDTKDDAIIPLVHGEPIRFGVGGTKGLIRDQATGGVKVAETADVGEGSLLVHDAHAEDPTTAFAISRLTDAGYLHQAPIGIFRQVERATYDDQARAQLGTARGGVEGDPQTRLQALVHGGDTWTVA
- the rarD gene encoding EamA family transporter RarD, with the protein product MPESRRGFAYGVAAYGLWGLFPLYWPLLEPAGAVEILAHRVLWSLVTVTLLVLLLRRQQAVIGVLRDRRSRLILLGAAVVITLNWGGYIWGVTNGRVVETSLGYFINPLVTVLMGVVILGERLRRPQWAAVGLATVAVVVLTVDYGRPPWVALLLAFSFATYGLAKKQAGVDAVESLAVESLYIGPFAAAYIGWLAWQGTAEFGSHGAGHAWLFTTTGIVTIIPLLCFGAAAIRVSMVTIGLLQYIAPILQFALGVLWFHEDMPASRWVGFVLVWIALTVFTVDAAHHRRRQLRMTAEAVAI
- a CDS encoding polyprenyl synthetase family protein, whose protein sequence is MTTSPSSGGLALPVTDEALADRLQHRLLAVEEALAGHVVSRTPYVTAAASHLLAAGGKRFRPLLVLLAAEAGSRPDSPEVVDAACVVELTHVGSLYHDDVMDEADLRRGADSANARWDNLVAILTGDFLFAKSSELTAGLGPEAVRIQAETFARLVEGQILETVPPAEDEDPLQHYLEVVAGKTGSLIATSARYGARFGGATTEVEEALTAYGEIVGCAFQLSDDILDIASESGESGKTPGTDLREGVPTLPVLMARASQDPADARLHELLDGDLTDDARHAEALALLRRHPAMGEARDYVVARAHEAKQLLTALPAGPVREALEAFADVVAVRTA
- the nuoN gene encoding NADH-quinone oxidoreductase subunit NuoN translates to MEFVKPTIEYSQLWPLFVVFGVACLGVVLEAFLPRGRRYLAQTVLALAGLVTALVGTALVGADLVSLGDGVARGNLAMEGTLALDGPTVFLWGVVLVFAIGGVLLFAERRLEGGVSAFAGQAAALPGTEAERQASTSGLDHTEVYPLMMFAVFGMMMFPAANDLLTLFVALEVLSLPLYLLCGLARRRRLLSQEAALKYFLLGAFSSGFFLYGIALIYGFAGSMEFGAINEAIRNDLGNRNLLLVGMGMLAVGLFFKVGAAPFQAWTPDVYQGAPTAVTAFMAAGTKVAAFGAMLRLFYVAFGSDRWTWQPMMWVVAILTMVVGAVLAIAQTDVKRMLAYSSVAHTGFLLTGVLGAQSVTELADGQLTSTQAVLFYLVTYGFATMGAFAVVTLVRDSGGEQTHMSRWAGLGKESPLVAGVFAFFLLAMAGIPLTSGFIGKWAVFEAALSAGAWPVVLVAVLTSVVAAFFYVRVIRMMYFSDPVGDGPNVAHPSVLTAVTIGVGAAVTLALGVVPGPVLDLAGVAGEFIR
- a CDS encoding NADH-quinone oxidoreductase subunit M, giving the protein MSDVPWLTLLIVLPLVGALVTPFVPKGTALPKQVGLGFAVLTLVAAIVMATGYDTDGGMQFTEQHEWIAAFGVHYALGVDGLGLLMVLLTCVLVPIVLVASWDEVEPDAGRFFALTLLLQAFSVAVFAATDVFLFYIVFEATLIPAYFLIGGFGRAGRSRAAVKFLIYQLAGGLIMLASVIGFYVVSARAGTPTYLVSDLAALDIDPMTQRYLFLGFFIAFAIKAPMFPVHTWLADTTEKATTGTSVLLVCILDKIGTYGMLRFCLELLPDASRWATPVVVVLALISIVYGALVAIGQDDMLRLIGLTSLSHFGFIVLGIFVLTPQGGVGAILYMVNHGIATAALFLIAGFIVKRRGTALISEMAGVEKAAPVLAGTFLVAGLAACGLPGLSPFVSEMLVIIAAFDYAWWAGAVAVTAIVLAAVYVLWMYQRTMTGPGRPDLPAVPDLGRREVGVVAPLLLALVLFGFYPMPLLDVINPTVDSTLSEVGVSPDEPAVPATEGATD